Genomic DNA from Spirochaetota bacterium:
CTCCGCCGGGAAACCGTCCGGATATTTCACGAAATCATCGCTCAACGAGAAGTCCTGAGCGAACATGATCGCGGTCGCAAGTATCAGTGCGATGACAGTACGCATCATACTATCCTCCGATATGGTGATAGTACGATTGTAGCATGCGTTACGGCAAGGTCAAGTGCCGGCAAGGCACATCCGATCATTTTGCGCCGGCGACACGTTCCATCGGATTGATGATATCCGTTACGCGGACACCGAAGTTCTCATCGATGACCACGACCTCGCCCCTGGCGATGAGCTTCCCATTGACAAGAAGATCGACCGGTTCACCGGCGAGCTTCTGCAGCTCGATGATGGAACCTTCGCCCAATTGCAGGATATCGCGGATGCTCATGGTGGCGCGTCCGAGCTCCACCGTAAGGTTCATCGTCACATCCATAAGGAGGCCGATGTTGCCCGACGGCTGAATGTTCGCTGCGGGTGAGAGATTACCGAATTCCACAGGCTTCACGTTCACCGCTCCGGCATTGCCCCCGCCGAGGAGGCTGTCAAGATCGGATGCTGCGTCAGCGTCGGAACGCTGTGTCGAAACGTCCTTGCTTCCGCCGGCGACCATGGTAACAAAGCTTTTTGCGAGGCCTATCTCGAACGCCATGACGTACGGTGTATCCGCGGCAACACCTTCGATGTTGAGTTTGCCGGTCACGACGGCCAATTCGCCGGAGGTCGGTGATATCGACCCGGAGTTGGCTTTTATCTTGAGCTCTACCGGCATGGCAGAGAGCGACCCGCCGTATTTATTGCTGACGGCAGTATCCGATGCGCCCACCATCTGCGAGAACGCCTCGGAGAGAGCCTGCAGTGCCATGTCGTTCAATTCGCTTTCATCATGGCCCATCATTATTGCGGCGATGGCGCCGGCTTCTTTGCTCGGCAGATAATAGTACACGGCCCCGTTCACCGGGCCTGAATAGGTCACTTTTGCCTCGAGCACCTGGCCTTTCAGCGCTTTTTTCAGGTCGGCAAGGGGCATGACTTTTATGGCAAGATCGCCGATC
This window encodes:
- the fliN gene encoding flagellar motor switch protein FliN, with translation MSDGSLSQDEIEALLKGADDAFSSSGGPVIGSAGGNGGALTESQKATFFDITKVIAEHQAFSISSISTKNTSIGDLAIKVMPLADLKKALKGQVLEAKVTYSGPVNGAVYYYLPSKEAGAIAAIMMGHDESELNDMALQALSEAFSQMVGASDTAVSNKYGGSLSAMPVELKIKANSGSISPTSGELAVVTGKLNIEGVAADTPYVMAFEIGLAKSFVTMVAGGSKDVSTQRSDADAASDLDSLLGGGNAGAVNVKPVEFGNLSPAANIQPSGNIGLLMDVTMNLTVELGRATMSIRDILQLGEGSIIELQKLAGEPVDLLVNGKLIARGEVVVIDENFGVRVTDIINPMERVAGAK